One stretch of Streptomyces sp. MMBL 11-1 DNA includes these proteins:
- a CDS encoding ABC transporter ATP-binding protein — MTATDTPAAPAALGTATGGEAARWVAGHCRRAPWLTASTVLTTVAGAALQVLPVLLLGRIVDGVVGGESRSILLTVGVLMVAAALFGAAATAASTFLTGKLGAELLARLREEAVRAVLGMPSARVEEVGRGDVLSRVGDDVAVISKGIRTAVPTVFSAGVLVGIATLAMFGLDWRLGLAGACALPAYALALRWYLPRSAPLYRRQREAQADRAQALISGLNGIDTVRAYRLEDAVSDKVTSESWRVRDLGVEVFRFFGRFVGRENRAEFIGLVLILLVGYALLEADAATLGEVSAAPLMFHRLFTPLGAIMFTFDEAQKSGASLARLVGVFQEPSEQRLVGDGSVLPAAVAPYPVRVEGLTFSYPGAGEPVLREVSLSVPAGGSLALVGATGAGKSTLAALIAGIGRPQAGSVRIGTYDLADTDEAGARALVSILTQETHVFSGPLADDLRLAAPDASDDELWDALRTVGAGGWAELLPEGLNAVVGEGGERLDGTKVAQIALARLVLSRSPVVVLDESTAEAGSEGAAELERAVLAACSGRTTLFVAHRLTQAMAADRIAVLSAGRVVEEGTHSELVELGGQYARLWRAWREGS; from the coding sequence GTGACGGCCACCGACACTCCCGCCGCCCCGGCGGCCCTCGGCACGGCGACCGGGGGAGAGGCCGCCCGCTGGGTGGCCGGGCACTGCCGACGGGCCCCCTGGCTGACCGCCTCCACCGTCCTCACCACGGTGGCCGGGGCCGCGCTCCAGGTACTCCCGGTGCTGCTGCTCGGCCGGATCGTCGACGGGGTCGTCGGGGGCGAGTCACGCTCGATACTGCTCACCGTCGGCGTCCTGATGGTGGCCGCCGCGCTGTTCGGCGCCGCGGCCACCGCGGCCTCCACCTTCCTGACCGGGAAGCTCGGGGCCGAACTGCTCGCGCGGCTCCGCGAGGAAGCCGTCCGCGCCGTGCTGGGAATGCCCAGCGCCCGCGTCGAAGAGGTCGGCCGGGGGGACGTGCTGTCCCGCGTCGGCGACGACGTGGCCGTGATCTCCAAGGGCATCCGGACCGCCGTCCCCACCGTGTTCTCGGCGGGCGTCCTGGTCGGCATCGCGACGCTCGCCATGTTCGGTCTCGACTGGCGGCTCGGCCTGGCCGGCGCCTGCGCCCTGCCCGCGTACGCGCTGGCGCTGCGCTGGTACCTGCCCCGCTCGGCACCCCTCTACCGGAGGCAGCGGGAGGCCCAGGCCGACCGCGCCCAGGCGCTGATCAGCGGACTGAACGGCATCGACACGGTCCGGGCGTACCGCCTGGAGGACGCCGTGAGCGACAAGGTCACCAGCGAGTCGTGGCGGGTGCGCGACCTCGGCGTCGAGGTGTTCCGCTTCTTCGGCCGGTTCGTCGGCCGGGAGAACCGGGCCGAGTTCATCGGGCTCGTCCTCATCCTGCTCGTCGGGTACGCCCTCCTGGAGGCGGACGCCGCCACCCTGGGCGAGGTGTCGGCCGCCCCGTTGATGTTCCACCGCCTGTTCACCCCGCTGGGCGCCATCATGTTCACCTTCGACGAGGCGCAGAAGTCCGGAGCGAGCCTCGCCCGTCTCGTCGGCGTGTTCCAGGAGCCGTCCGAGCAGCGGCTGGTGGGCGACGGATCCGTCCTGCCCGCGGCCGTCGCACCGTACCCGGTCAGGGTGGAGGGGCTGACCTTCAGCTATCCCGGGGCCGGGGAACCGGTGCTGCGGGAGGTCTCCCTGTCCGTCCCGGCCGGTGGTTCGCTCGCCCTGGTCGGGGCGACGGGCGCCGGCAAGTCGACGCTGGCCGCGCTCATCGCCGGCATCGGGAGACCGCAGGCCGGGTCCGTGCGCATCGGGACGTACGACCTCGCGGACACGGACGAGGCCGGGGCACGCGCCCTGGTGAGCATCCTGACCCAGGAGACCCATGTGTTCTCCGGTCCGCTCGCCGACGACCTGCGGCTCGCCGCACCCGACGCGAGCGACGACGAGCTGTGGGACGCGCTGCGCACGGTCGGCGCCGGAGGCTGGGCCGAACTCCTTCCCGAGGGTCTGAACGCCGTGGTCGGCGAGGGCGGCGAGCGGCTGGACGGCACCAAGGTCGCCCAGATCGCGCTGGCCCGGCTGGTGTTGAGCCGGTCCCCGGTGGTCGTGCTCGACGAGTCGACCGCGGAGGCGGGCAGCGAGGGCGCCGCCGAACTGGAACGTGCCGTGCTGGCCGCCTGCTCCGGCCGGACCACGCTGTTCGTGGCCCACCGCCTGACCCAGGCGATGGCCGCGGACCGGATCGCCGTGCTGTCCGCGGGACGGGTGGTGGAGGAGGGAACCCACAGCGAACTGGTCGAGCTGGGCGGCCAGTACGCCCGGCTGTGGCGCGCGTGGCGAGAAGGCAGTTAG
- a CDS encoding iron-siderophore ABC transporter substrate-binding protein translates to MSLQRTTPLKRWRRPAAAVSAATLGIGLLAGCGSDSADGRNDGAPAATGGAFPVTVEHAFGTTEVAQAPQRVVTVGYTDDQAVLAFGVKPVGMVDQYPNPAGRTPDINTQWPWVKDQWGDTRPEVVMKNGDAGPNFEKIASLRPDLIIAVYSEVDRAAYEKLSRIAPTVGRTKGEKELFSAPWQDNAVHIAKALGKEKEGADLVKGIQGRLNAAKKAHPEFGGQKAVALSWYKDSISAFTSTDVRGRLVTGTGFTYQTEIDKIADGGFFTELSPERVDLVDVDHIFVINDKADTEALKKFELFTNLPAVKNGKVSYLLDSEGPAVGAAMSQGTLLSLPYAIDELVASVK, encoded by the coding sequence ATGTCTCTCCAACGAACGACGCCGCTGAAGCGGTGGCGGCGGCCGGCCGCCGCGGTGTCCGCCGCCACCCTCGGCATCGGTCTCCTCGCGGGATGCGGCAGCGACTCGGCGGACGGGAGGAACGACGGCGCCCCGGCCGCGACCGGCGGCGCGTTCCCGGTCACCGTGGAGCACGCGTTCGGAACCACCGAGGTCGCCCAGGCCCCCCAGCGGGTCGTCACCGTCGGCTACACCGACGACCAGGCCGTCCTGGCGTTCGGCGTCAAGCCGGTCGGGATGGTCGACCAGTACCCGAACCCGGCCGGCCGGACGCCCGACATCAACACACAGTGGCCCTGGGTGAAGGACCAGTGGGGCGACACCCGCCCCGAGGTCGTCATGAAGAACGGCGACGCGGGCCCCAACTTCGAGAAGATCGCCTCCCTGCGCCCCGACCTGATCATCGCGGTGTACTCCGAGGTCGACAGGGCGGCATACGAGAAGCTCTCCAGGATCGCCCCGACCGTGGGCCGCACCAAGGGCGAGAAGGAACTCTTCAGCGCCCCGTGGCAGGACAACGCGGTGCACATCGCCAAGGCTCTCGGCAAGGAGAAGGAGGGCGCCGACCTGGTGAAGGGCATTCAGGGCAGGCTGAACGCCGCGAAGAAGGCCCACCCCGAGTTCGGCGGGCAGAAGGCCGTCGCGCTGTCCTGGTACAAGGACTCGATCTCGGCCTTCACCTCCACCGACGTACGCGGACGGCTCGTCACCGGCACCGGATTCACCTACCAGACCGAGATCGACAAGATCGCCGACGGCGGCTTCTTCACCGAGCTTTCCCCCGAGCGCGTCGATCTGGTGGACGTCGACCACATCTTCGTCATCAACGACAAGGCGGACACGGAGGCGCTCAAGAAGTTCGAGCTGTTCACCAACCTGCCGGCCGTCAAGAACGGCAAGGTCTCCTACCTGCTGGACAGCGAGGGCCCGGCGGTCGGGGCGGCGATGTCCCAGGGCACCCTGCTCTCCCTGCCGTACGCGATCGACGAGCTCGTCGCGTCGGTCAAGTAG
- a CDS encoding ABC transporter ATP-binding protein yields MAAQFTARTDADAGDVPRLAARGITVGYGDRTVIDQLDVAIPPGVITTIIGPNGCGKSTLLRTLARLLRPAGGTVVLDGEDIGGLRTRDVAKKLGLLPQAPVAPEGLTVADLVARGRHPHQSWLRQWSSDDVDVVRRALAMTGVADLADRPVDSLSGGQRQRVWISMALAQGTDLLLLDEPTTYLDLAHAIDVLDLVDDLHESGRTVVMVLHDLNLATRYSDHLIVMRAGAVLAQGHPRDVITAELLHEAFGLRAEVIDDPVGARPLIVPIGRAHVRPGPRVAPGGPSAPDGRINPPCPEES; encoded by the coding sequence GTGGCCGCTCAGTTCACCGCCAGGACCGATGCCGACGCCGGGGACGTCCCACGGCTGGCCGCCAGGGGCATCACCGTCGGATACGGCGACCGCACGGTCATCGACCAGCTCGACGTGGCCATTCCCCCCGGGGTGATCACCACGATCATCGGCCCCAACGGCTGTGGCAAATCCACCCTGTTGCGCACTCTGGCCCGGCTCCTCAGACCGGCCGGCGGCACCGTCGTGCTGGACGGCGAGGACATCGGCGGGCTCCGGACCAGGGACGTGGCGAAGAAGCTCGGACTGCTGCCGCAGGCGCCGGTCGCCCCGGAGGGGCTGACCGTGGCCGACCTGGTCGCCCGCGGACGGCATCCGCACCAGAGCTGGCTGCGGCAGTGGTCCTCGGACGACGTCGACGTGGTGCGGCGCGCGCTGGCCATGACCGGGGTGGCGGACCTGGCCGACCGGCCCGTCGACTCGCTGTCCGGCGGACAGCGCCAGCGCGTCTGGATATCGATGGCCCTGGCCCAGGGCACCGACCTGCTGCTGCTGGACGAGCCGACCACCTATCTGGACCTGGCCCACGCGATCGACGTACTCGACCTGGTCGACGATCTGCACGAGTCGGGCCGCACCGTGGTCATGGTGCTGCACGACCTCAACCTGGCCACGCGCTACAGCGACCACCTCATCGTCATGCGGGCGGGAGCCGTCCTGGCGCAGGGGCACCCCCGGGACGTGATCACCGCCGAGCTGCTGCACGAGGCGTTCGGACTGCGGGCCGAGGTGATCGACGACCCGGTGGGCGCCCGGCCGCTCATCGTGCCGATCGGCCGGGCGCACGTCCGGCCCGGACCGCGGGTGGCGCCCGGCGGGCCGTCGGCGCCCGACGGGCGGATCAATCCACCCTGCCCAGAAGAAAGTTGA
- a CDS encoding FecCD family ABC transporter permease: MNGTEVKAPMPPGARLGRVSFVWRPRLVLVTLVLAAAVFLVLCLSISIGDFPIALSRVIATILGQGEQVDAFVVMDLRMPRALAGLVVGVALGVSGAITQSVARNPLASPDVLGITAGAGAGAVFLVTATGGTAAAAGSVGLPAAALLGGLGTGLLVYFLAWRRGVDGFRLILIGISVTAMMQAITTWLLASADIRDVARAQVWLVGSLDNRSWDEVRAAFWCTLVLLAVVAVVAFPFKPMHLGDDVAAGLGVRVGRVRALLLLCAVLLAAVGVSAAGPVPFVALVAPQVAMRLARWPTPPVIASGLVGASLLIGSDLVARAVLPIGLPVGVVTALIGGPFLVYLLVRANRR; the protein is encoded by the coding sequence ATGAACGGGACCGAAGTGAAAGCGCCGATGCCGCCGGGTGCGCGGCTCGGGCGGGTGTCGTTCGTCTGGCGGCCCCGGCTCGTACTGGTCACGCTGGTGCTCGCGGCGGCGGTCTTCCTCGTCCTCTGCCTCTCCATCAGCATCGGGGACTTCCCCATCGCCCTCTCCCGGGTGATCGCCACCATCCTCGGCCAGGGCGAACAGGTCGACGCCTTCGTGGTCATGGACCTCCGGATGCCCCGGGCGCTGGCCGGCCTCGTCGTGGGGGTCGCCCTGGGCGTGTCCGGCGCGATCACCCAGTCCGTGGCACGCAACCCGCTCGCCAGCCCGGACGTCCTCGGGATCACCGCCGGAGCCGGAGCCGGCGCGGTGTTCCTGGTGACGGCCACGGGCGGGACCGCCGCGGCCGCCGGCTCGGTCGGGCTGCCCGCGGCGGCCCTCCTGGGCGGCCTCGGCACGGGGCTGCTGGTGTACTTCCTCGCCTGGCGGCGCGGCGTCGACGGTTTCCGGCTCATCCTCATCGGTATCTCGGTGACCGCCATGATGCAGGCGATCACGACCTGGCTACTGGCCTCGGCCGACATCCGGGACGTGGCGCGCGCCCAGGTGTGGCTGGTCGGCTCGCTGGACAACCGGTCCTGGGACGAGGTGCGCGCGGCGTTCTGGTGCACGCTCGTCCTGCTGGCCGTCGTGGCCGTCGTGGCCTTCCCGTTCAAGCCGATGCACCTCGGCGACGACGTGGCCGCCGGGCTCGGCGTACGGGTCGGCCGGGTGCGGGCCCTCCTGCTGCTCTGTGCGGTCCTGCTGGCCGCCGTGGGGGTGAGCGCGGCGGGGCCGGTCCCGTTCGTCGCGCTGGTGGCGCCCCAGGTGGCGATGCGCCTGGCGAGATGGCCGACGCCGCCGGTCATCGCCTCCGGCCTGGTGGGCGCGTCGCTGCTGATCGGCTCGGACCTGGTGGCCCGCGCGGTCCTGCCGATCGGCCTGCCGGTCGGCGTGGTCACCGCCCTGATCGGCGGTCCGTTCCTCGTCTACCTGCTGGTGCGGGCGAACCGCCGGTAG
- a CDS encoding FecCD family ABC transporter permease, whose product MFTTAVEHPAPGGTTDARRRRVVGLGVLTVALVIAATVSLAVGARALSPGEVWHGLFAEPDPDRKLTEIRLIVRTVRLPRTVLAIVAGLALGVGGALIQGYTRNPIADTGLLGVNAGASFAVVSAIALFGFTDPFQYVWFAFVGAGVAGVVVFGLASLGRGAGNPLTLALAGQGVTVFLAAMTTAVALSDQKSLNALRFWNAGSVTGVGFDVIWPVAGFVAVGLVLALITLPALNLLNLGDDVARALGVNIAGSRTIGIVAITLLAGAATAACGPIAFLGLMVAHVARYLTGPDYRWLVPYAGLLGAGVLLVCDIVGRLVVRPGELEAGIVVALLGAPFFAALVWRGKFRSA is encoded by the coding sequence ATGTTCACCACCGCAGTGGAGCACCCCGCGCCAGGGGGGACGACGGACGCCCGGCGGCGGCGCGTCGTGGGGCTGGGCGTCCTCACGGTGGCGCTGGTGATCGCGGCGACGGTCTCGTTGGCCGTCGGGGCCCGCGCGTTGAGCCCCGGCGAGGTCTGGCACGGGTTGTTCGCGGAGCCCGACCCCGACCGCAAGCTCACCGAGATCCGGCTCATCGTGCGGACCGTGCGCCTGCCCCGGACGGTCCTCGCGATCGTGGCGGGCCTGGCCCTGGGGGTCGGCGGGGCGCTGATCCAGGGGTACACGCGCAACCCCATCGCCGACACCGGACTGCTGGGGGTGAACGCCGGAGCCTCCTTCGCGGTGGTGTCGGCCATCGCCCTGTTCGGGTTCACCGACCCGTTCCAGTACGTCTGGTTCGCCTTCGTGGGCGCGGGCGTCGCCGGCGTCGTCGTCTTTGGCCTGGCGAGCCTCGGCAGGGGCGCGGGCAACCCGCTGACCCTCGCCCTGGCCGGGCAGGGCGTCACCGTGTTCCTCGCCGCGATGACCACGGCGGTCGCCCTGTCCGACCAGAAGTCCCTCAACGCGCTGCGGTTCTGGAACGCGGGCTCCGTGACGGGTGTCGGATTCGATGTCATCTGGCCGGTGGCGGGATTCGTGGCCGTCGGCCTGGTCCTGGCTCTGATCACCCTGCCCGCCCTCAACCTGCTCAACCTGGGCGACGACGTGGCGCGGGCGCTCGGGGTGAACATCGCGGGGAGCCGCACGATCGGCATCGTCGCCATCACCCTGCTGGCGGGAGCCGCCACGGCGGCCTGCGGCCCCATCGCCTTCCTCGGACTGATGGTGGCCCATGTGGCCCGGTACCTGACCGGCCCCGACTACCGCTGGCTGGTGCCGTACGCAGGTCTGCTCGGAGCCGGTGTCCTGCTGGTCTGCGACATCGTGGGCCGCCTGGTCGTGCGGCCGGGCGAGCTGGAAGCGGGCATCGTGGTCGCCCTCCTCGGGGCCCCCTTCTTCGCGGCCCTGGTGTGGCGAGGGAAGTTCAGGAGCGCATGA
- a CDS encoding NUDIX domain-containing protein, which yields MTGRPGIDTPDHRGRTGLDRAGRGLDRNRDIVIRDVELTSQGWHVLRRTTFDRRRRDGRWETQQRETYDRGDGAVVLPHDTARGVVLLTRQFRYPAYVNDHPDGMLVEAAAGLLDADDPPAAVRRESAEELGVTLGPLTRVLTAYMSPGSVTERLHFFAAPYTPADRTGPGGGLEEDGEDIEVLELPFAEALAMTRDGRIADGKTILLLQWAALDGPFAPAADGR from the coding sequence GTGACCGGCCGACCCGGCATCGACACCCCCGACCACCGTGGACGCACGGGCCTCGACCGGGCCGGACGCGGCCTGGACCGCAATCGCGACATCGTGATCCGCGACGTCGAACTCACCTCCCAGGGCTGGCACGTCCTGCGGCGCACCACCTTCGACCGCCGCCGCCGCGACGGCCGCTGGGAGACCCAGCAGCGGGAGACGTACGACCGGGGCGACGGCGCCGTCGTCCTGCCCCACGACACCGCGCGCGGCGTCGTCCTGCTCACCCGGCAGTTCCGCTACCCCGCCTATGTCAACGACCACCCCGACGGCATGCTCGTCGAAGCGGCCGCGGGGCTGCTCGACGCCGACGACCCGCCGGCCGCCGTCCGACGGGAGAGCGCCGAGGAGCTCGGCGTCACGCTCGGCCCCCTCACCCGGGTCCTCACGGCCTATATGAGCCCCGGGTCCGTCACCGAACGTCTTCACTTCTTCGCCGCCCCCTACACCCCGGCCGACCGGACCGGGCCCGGCGGCGGGCTGGAGGAGGACGGTGAGGACATCGAAGTCCTGGAGCTGCCCTTCGCCGAAGCGCTCGCCATGACCCGCGACGGGCGCATCGCCGACGGCAAGACCATCCTGCTGCTGCAATGGGCCGCTCTGGACGGGCCGTTCGCCCCGGCGGCGGACGGTCGCTGA
- a CDS encoding DeoR/GlpR family DNA-binding transcription regulator, translated as MLAAERRDHLLGLLAREGKIVAKDVAAGLAISEDSVRRDLRDLASEGLCQRVYGGALPVSPAVVGHAARLTVAPDGKRKVAAVAAGLVRPGSSVILDGGTTALAVARALPRDLACTVITHSPTVVAALLDHQQAELFLLGGRIFKHSAVACGAAAVEAAQNVSADLCLLGVTGVHPEAGLTTADAEEAAMKRALSARAAETCVLASAEKIGTASRFRVLPWEKVDGLITDADARDPVVGQLTALGVEILTAADR; from the coding sequence ATGCTGGCTGCTGAACGGCGCGACCACCTGCTCGGCCTGCTCGCCCGCGAGGGCAAGATCGTCGCCAAGGACGTCGCCGCCGGCCTGGCGATCTCCGAGGACAGCGTGCGGCGCGATCTGCGCGACCTCGCCTCCGAGGGCCTGTGCCAGCGGGTCTACGGCGGCGCCCTGCCCGTCTCGCCGGCGGTGGTCGGCCACGCGGCACGGCTGACCGTCGCCCCGGACGGCAAGCGGAAGGTCGCGGCGGTGGCCGCCGGTCTGGTACGGCCGGGCAGTTCGGTGATCCTCGACGGCGGCACCACCGCCCTAGCCGTCGCCCGCGCGCTCCCGCGGGACCTCGCCTGCACCGTGATCACCCACAGCCCGACGGTTGTCGCGGCGCTGCTCGACCATCAGCAGGCGGAGCTCTTCCTGCTCGGCGGGCGGATCTTCAAACACTCCGCGGTCGCCTGCGGTGCCGCCGCCGTCGAAGCGGCCCAGAACGTCTCCGCCGACCTCTGCCTGCTCGGCGTCACCGGCGTGCACCCCGAGGCCGGGCTGACCACCGCGGACGCCGAGGAAGCGGCCATGAAGCGCGCCCTGTCGGCACGAGCCGCGGAGACCTGTGTCCTGGCCTCCGCCGAGAAAATCGGCACAGCCTCCCGGTTCCGCGTCCTGCCCTGGGAGAAGGTCGACGGGCTGATCACCGACGCCGACGCCCGCGACCCGGTCGTCGGGCAGCTCACCGCGCTCGGTGTGGAGATCCTGACGGCCGCCGACCGGTGA
- a CDS encoding MarR family winged helix-turn-helix transcriptional regulator, producing MARKAAPAERMDDVDAVTGAVLTASRLLVAVSARSLAEVEDRVTLPQFRMLVVLSSRGATKLVTLAELLGVAPSTAMRMVDRLIAAGLADRQTNPDNRRETLLRLTEEGRRTVGHVTARRRQEIASIVERLAPHQRTALIEALTDFNEAGGEPPAPLPDEGAGPHPLGWGEATTAG from the coding sequence ATGGCCAGGAAGGCGGCTCCTGCGGAGCGCATGGACGATGTGGACGCGGTGACGGGGGCGGTGCTGACGGCTTCCCGGTTGCTGGTCGCGGTGTCGGCGCGTTCGCTGGCGGAGGTCGAGGACCGGGTGACGCTGCCGCAGTTCCGGATGCTGGTGGTGCTCTCCTCGCGGGGGGCCACCAAGCTCGTGACGCTGGCGGAGTTGCTGGGGGTGGCGCCGTCGACGGCGATGCGCATGGTCGACCGGCTGATCGCGGCGGGCCTCGCGGACCGGCAGACCAACCCGGACAACCGCCGGGAGACGCTGCTCCGGCTCACGGAGGAGGGGCGTCGTACGGTCGGACACGTCACCGCGCGCCGCCGTCAGGAGATCGCGTCGATCGTCGAGCGGCTTGCTCCGCACCAGCGGACGGCGCTCATCGAAGCCCTCACCGACTTCAACGAGGCGGGCGGGGAGCCCCCGGCCCCGCTGCCGGACGAGGGTGCCGGACCGCATCCCCTGGGCTGGGGCGAGGCGACGACGGCGGGCTGA
- a CDS encoding nitroreductase family deazaflavin-dependent oxidoreductase, producing the protein MTSQQNAGRGRPPLPRGWRRRLARLPIAFYRVGLGPVFGRRLLLLHHTGRNSGLDRRVALEVVAYDRGEGTWFLASGFGPEAAWYRNLLASPKTTIQFGNHHYAVTAHFLSADEGGEIMARYAPARPRTARRLCAFMGFDVDGSADSYRRAGRRIPFVRLEAAPGQRVR; encoded by the coding sequence ATGACGTCACAACAGAACGCCGGGCGCGGCCGCCCGCCCCTGCCGCGCGGCTGGCGGCGGCGCCTCGCCCGCCTGCCCATAGCGTTCTACCGCGTGGGCCTCGGCCCGGTCTTCGGCCGGCGCCTGCTGCTCCTGCACCACACCGGCCGCAACAGCGGCCTGGACCGACGGGTGGCCCTGGAGGTCGTCGCGTACGACCGCGGGGAGGGAACCTGGTTCCTGGCCTCCGGTTTCGGCCCCGAGGCCGCCTGGTACCGCAACCTGCTCGCCTCGCCGAAGACGACGATCCAGTTCGGCAACCACCACTACGCCGTCACCGCCCACTTCCTGAGCGCCGACGAGGGCGGCGAGATCATGGCCCGCTACGCGCCCGCCCGCCCGCGCACGGCCCGTCGGCTGTGCGCCTTCATGGGCTTCGACGTCGACGGCAGCGCCGACTCCTATCGGCGGGCCGGCCGCCGCATCCCCTTCGTGCGTCTCGAAGCGGCCCCCGGCCAGCGGGTGCGCTGA
- a CDS encoding NAD-dependent epimerase/dehydratase family protein: protein MRVLVTGGAGFIGSHVVAALAAAGHESVVLDAQLPSAHPGGTPPEPPGDRVIVGDVRDRGAVADALAGVDAVCHQAAMVGLGKDFADAPLYVGCNDLGTAVLLAEMAAAGIRDLVLAGSMVVYGEGRYECPRHGTVRPGPRAEADLRAGRFEPRCPDCGAELTPGLVAEDAPVDPRNVYASTKLAQEHLAAAWARATGGRAVSLRYHNVYGPGMPRDTPYAGVASFFRSALARGEAPRVYEDGGQRRDFVHVRDVAAANTVALEAVRQRRPGSFAAYNTGSGEPHTIGEMAAALAGAHGGPDPVVTGEYRLGDVRHVTADSRALREELGWRPRVPFAGGMRDFAVAPLRGSGSRRAADAVTLSGA from the coding sequence ATGCGCGTACTGGTCACCGGCGGAGCCGGGTTCATCGGGTCACATGTCGTCGCCGCACTCGCCGCGGCCGGGCACGAGAGCGTGGTGCTGGACGCCCAGCTGCCCTCGGCCCACCCCGGCGGCACTCCCCCGGAGCCGCCGGGCGACCGGGTGATCGTGGGGGATGTCCGGGACCGGGGAGCGGTGGCGGACGCGCTGGCGGGGGTGGACGCCGTGTGCCACCAGGCGGCCATGGTCGGCCTCGGCAAGGACTTCGCGGACGCCCCGCTGTACGTGGGGTGCAACGACCTCGGTACGGCGGTGCTGCTGGCGGAGATGGCCGCGGCCGGGATCCGGGACCTGGTGCTGGCCGGGTCGATGGTGGTCTACGGCGAGGGCCGCTACGAGTGCCCCCGGCACGGCACGGTCCGTCCCGGGCCGCGCGCGGAGGCCGATCTCCGGGCGGGGAGGTTCGAGCCGCGCTGCCCGGACTGCGGGGCGGAACTGACGCCCGGCCTGGTGGCCGAGGACGCGCCCGTGGACCCGCGCAACGTGTACGCGTCGACCAAGCTGGCCCAGGAGCACCTGGCCGCCGCGTGGGCACGGGCGACGGGCGGCCGCGCGGTGTCCCTGCGCTACCACAACGTGTACGGGCCGGGGATGCCGCGCGACACCCCGTACGCCGGTGTCGCCTCGTTCTTCCGCTCGGCCCTGGCGCGCGGTGAGGCCCCCCGGGTGTACGAGGACGGGGGCCAGCGGCGCGACTTCGTCCACGTCCGTGATGTGGCGGCGGCGAACACGGTGGCCCTGGAGGCGGTGCGGCAGCGGCGGCCCGGGTCCTTCGCCGCGTACAACACCGGCAGCGGCGAGCCGCACACCATCGGGGAGATGGCCGCCGCGCTGGCCGGCGCGCACGGCGGGCCGGACCCGGTGGTCACCGGGGAGTACCGCCTCGGGGACGTACGCCATGTCACGGCGGACTCGCGGGCGCTGCGCGAGGAGCTGGGCTGGCGGCCCCGGGTCCCGTTCGCCGGAGGGATGCGGGACTTCGCGGTGGCCCCCCTGCGCGGTTCGGGGAGCCGCCGGGCGGCGGACGCCGTCACGCTGTCGGGAGCGTGA
- a CDS encoding sensor histidine kinase: MKDVLLIALFAFLGAAAAGLLGAGVLRLLRHRSLVISLSVVAGVAVTAMLAGTLSVAWAMFLSSHDLYVVTTVVAMAALVSLATAVVLGRWVAARSRELTLATRSFGDGGTFAAPAGQPTAELAALARELAATSAKLDSSRERERALETSRRELVAWISHDLRTPLAGLRAMAEALEDGMAADSGRYLRQIRTEVERMNAMVGDLFELSRIQAGSLALTRARISLYDLVGDALAGVDPLAREHGVRLIGDRIDEVPVEVDGKEMSRVLGNLLINAIRRTPPDGTVAVAAHRSDGGVVLSVTDGCGGIPEEDLPRVFDTGWRGTHARTPPAGAGLGLAIVRGIVEAHAGRAEVRNVQGGCCFSVTLPTA, from the coding sequence GTGAAAGACGTCCTGCTCATCGCGCTCTTCGCCTTTCTGGGTGCGGCGGCCGCCGGGCTCCTCGGCGCCGGCGTCCTGCGCCTGCTGCGGCACCGTTCGCTGGTGATCTCGCTGAGCGTCGTCGCCGGGGTCGCGGTCACGGCGATGCTCGCCGGGACGCTGTCGGTCGCCTGGGCGATGTTCCTCTCGTCCCACGATCTCTACGTCGTCACGACCGTCGTCGCCATGGCCGCCCTGGTCTCCCTGGCCACCGCCGTCGTGCTGGGCCGCTGGGTGGCCGCCCGGAGCCGTGAACTGACCCTCGCCACCCGGTCGTTCGGCGACGGCGGCACCTTCGCCGCGCCCGCCGGGCAGCCCACCGCCGAGCTGGCCGCGCTCGCCCGCGAACTCGCCGCCACCAGCGCCAAACTGGACAGCTCCAGGGAACGGGAACGCGCCCTGGAGACCTCGCGGCGCGAACTCGTCGCGTGGATCTCGCACGACCTGCGGACCCCGCTCGCCGGGCTGCGCGCGATGGCCGAGGCGCTGGAGGACGGCATGGCCGCCGACTCCGGACGTTATCTCCGGCAGATAAGGACCGAGGTCGAGCGGATGAACGCCATGGTCGGCGACCTCTTCGAACTCTCCCGCATCCAGGCCGGTTCGCTCGCCCTGACACGAGCCCGGATCTCTCTCTACGACCTGGTCGGCGACGCGCTGGCCGGGGTCGATCCGCTGGCCCGGGAGCACGGGGTGCGGCTGATCGGCGACCGGATCGACGAGGTGCCGGTGGAGGTCGACGGCAAGGAGATGAGCCGGGTCCTGGGCAACCTCCTGATCAACGCCATCCGCCGCACCCCGCCCGACGGCACCGTGGCCGTCGCGGCGCACCGCTCGGACGGCGGCGTCGTGCTGTCGGTGACCGACGGCTGCGGCGGCATCCCGGAGGAGGACCTGCCCCGGGTCTTCGACACCGGCTGGCGCGGCACCCACGCCCGCACCCCGCCGGCCGGGGCGGGCCTCGGGCTCGCCATCGTGCGCGGCATCGTCGAGGCGCACGCCGGGCGCGCCGAGGTGCGCAACGTACAGGGCGGCTGCTGCTTCTCGGTCACGCTCCCGACAGCGTGA